Proteins co-encoded in one Marinomonas sp. IMCC 4694 genomic window:
- the znuC gene encoding zinc ABC transporter ATP-binding protein ZnuC has translation MNKRLVAFEKIGIAFDGRVLLESIDMTISEGEIVTLIGPNGSGKSTLIRTLLGLQEATSGKVVRHKTLRIGYMPQKLHIDPTLPLTVKHFLALVRGVDKRQILPTLEKVGIGHLLQSQVHVLSGGETQRVLLARALLNKPNLLVLDEPVQGVDVNGQVELYNLIESIRNELNCGVLMVSHDLHLVMAKTDTVVCINQHVCCSGSPQHVTGHPAYQALFGVPGADESIAIYAHQHDHVHDEHGSILVDEGDAHAHDNSHCHHH, from the coding sequence ATGAATAAGCGCTTGGTTGCCTTTGAAAAAATAGGCATTGCGTTTGATGGACGCGTTTTGTTGGAAAGCATTGATATGACCATCAGCGAAGGTGAAATTGTGACCCTGATTGGCCCGAATGGCAGCGGCAAAAGCACGCTGATTCGTACCTTGCTCGGTTTGCAAGAAGCGACGTCTGGCAAGGTGGTTCGTCACAAAACGCTGCGCATTGGCTACATGCCGCAAAAGCTGCACATCGATCCAACCTTGCCATTAACGGTGAAGCATTTCTTGGCGTTGGTACGCGGTGTGGATAAACGTCAAATTCTGCCAACCCTCGAAAAGGTTGGCATTGGGCATTTGTTGCAGTCGCAAGTGCATGTGTTGTCTGGCGGCGAAACGCAGCGAGTGTTGTTGGCGCGGGCCTTGTTGAATAAGCCGAATTTATTGGTATTGGATGAGCCTGTGCAAGGCGTGGATGTGAATGGCCAAGTGGAGCTGTATAACCTGATCGAAAGCATTCGTAACGAGCTAAATTGTGGTGTGTTGATGGTGTCTCACGATTTGCATTTGGTGATGGCGAAGACAGACACCGTGGTGTGTATCAATCAACATGTCTGTTGTTCGGGTAGCCCACAACATGTTACTGGGCACCCTGCGTATCAGGCTTTGTTTGGTGTACCTGGTGCTGACGAATCCATCGCGATTTATGCCCATCAGCACGATCATGTTCATGACGAACACGGCAGCATTTTAGTGGACGAGGGCGATGCACATGCCCACGATAATTCCCATTGTCATCATCATTAA
- a CDS encoding nickel/cobalt transporter, translated as MAKYVAFFLLSFSLLYNPAYAAFEMSVYQEFIRWIMSQQATFHRELVSLVRSISKEGSPVLLWGLISTSFFYGVFHAAGPGHGKAVISAYMLASKAPLRRGVSLSFACAGVQAVMAIVVILVLSQIFSLAGKAMQISRFFEMTSFAAVGLIGVWILVRLLRGESGCGHDHSHDDSHEHSHGHEHSHDHACCAHHEEETKTARRSIWAMVGAVGIRPCTGAILVLLFSLSTGIFWWGVVATFAMALGTAITVAILAGVSVFIRDTSLSLSNEHQIWRQRVSRAFGFFAATALIIISVSMIWSYLSNAGRAF; from the coding sequence ATGGCGAAATACGTCGCTTTCTTTTTACTGTCATTCTCATTGCTTTACAATCCTGCTTATGCGGCATTTGAAATGTCAGTCTATCAAGAGTTTATCCGCTGGATTATGTCTCAGCAGGCGACTTTTCACCGTGAGTTGGTGTCTTTAGTACGTTCCATAAGTAAAGAAGGCAGCCCTGTACTGTTGTGGGGATTAATTTCTACCAGCTTTTTTTACGGTGTGTTTCATGCAGCGGGTCCAGGTCACGGCAAAGCGGTCATTTCGGCGTATATGCTTGCGAGCAAAGCGCCTTTGCGTCGCGGTGTCAGTTTGTCGTTTGCGTGCGCGGGTGTGCAAGCGGTAATGGCGATCGTGGTCATTCTGGTTTTGAGTCAGATTTTCTCATTAGCCGGTAAGGCCATGCAAATCAGTCGTTTTTTTGAAATGACCAGTTTTGCGGCCGTTGGCTTGATTGGGGTTTGGATTTTAGTGCGTTTGCTGCGAGGGGAATCTGGCTGCGGCCATGATCACTCTCATGACGATTCTCATGAACATAGCCACGGTCATGAACATAGCCACGACCATGCTTGTTGTGCGCATCATGAAGAGGAAACGAAAACCGCGCGACGCAGTATTTGGGCGATGGTGGGCGCTGTGGGTATTCGGCCTTGTACGGGGGCCATTTTAGTTTTGTTGTTTTCTCTGAGTACCGGCATTTTCTGGTGGGGGGTTGTCGCTACTTTTGCAATGGCTTTGGGGACCGCGATTACGGTCGCTATTTTAGCGGGAGTCAGCGTGTTTATACGTGATACCAGTTTGTCATTAAGCAATGAGCATCAAATTTGGCGACAACGTGTTTCTCGTGCGTTTGGCTTTTTTGCGGCCACGGCTTTGATCATTATCAGTGTTTCCATGATTTGGAGTTATCTGAGTAACGCTGGGAGGGCATTTTAA
- a CDS encoding MarC family protein, translated as MSLLISTWIKFFFLFAPFFVLSMFLALTRGETAATRKQVANKAIIASVAIALVLLFFGGSLFAVLGITLDSFRIGSGILLFMSALSLVRDGTRNHAVGMPSEERDDVSVVPLAVPTIIGPATIGTILVYGAELQGWDLFIGLMGLLLALGTLAIILYSGSLIEKILGRTGLNVLSKITGLILAAMAAQIFMSGVMGFLQPQLAS; from the coding sequence ATGAGTTTATTGATTTCGACTTGGATTAAGTTCTTTTTCCTATTTGCGCCTTTTTTTGTGTTGTCTATGTTTCTTGCGTTAACGCGTGGAGAGACCGCTGCGACACGTAAACAGGTTGCGAATAAAGCCATTATTGCGTCCGTGGCGATTGCTCTTGTGTTGTTGTTTTTTGGTGGCAGTCTGTTTGCTGTGCTGGGTATTACGTTGGATTCTTTCCGTATTGGATCTGGGATTCTGCTGTTTATGTCAGCATTAAGCTTGGTACGCGACGGCACACGAAACCATGCGGTGGGCATGCCCAGCGAAGAGCGCGACGATGTGTCGGTTGTGCCATTGGCCGTACCGACGATTATTGGCCCTGCGACGATTGGTACCATTTTAGTCTACGGTGCTGAGCTGCAAGGCTGGGATTTGTTCATCGGCCTGATGGGGTTGTTGCTTGCCCTGGGCACTTTGGCGATTATTTTGTATTCCGGCTCCTTGATCGAAAAAATACTTGGCCGAACCGGTCTAAACGTATTGTCTAAAATTACCGGATTGATTTTGGCTGCGATGGCGGCACAAATCTTTATGAGTGGGGTGATGGGATTTTTACAGCCTCAGCTCGCATCTTAA
- the znuB gene encoding zinc ABC transporter permease subunit ZnuB, whose translation MLDLLLRALLGGLGVASVAGPLGAFVVWRRMAYFGDTLAHSALLGVALGFLLDINLNLAIIVLCVGLALVLVTLQKKHIIATDTLLGILAHSALSLGLVAVSFLDNIRIDLMAYLFGDLLAISQADVYWIYGGGVTVIALLVVFWKPLLAVTVNEELAKVEGYPVEAIRLLLMLLVALVIAVAMKIVGVLLITSLMIIPAATARKLSQTPVQMASIASVIGCLSVCGGLWASYRWDTPTGPSVVVCAAMLFLVAYTLPFKRLR comes from the coding sequence ATGTTAGATCTTTTGCTCAGAGCCTTGTTAGGCGGATTGGGAGTGGCGTCTGTCGCAGGGCCGTTAGGGGCGTTTGTGGTGTGGCGACGCATGGCGTATTTTGGCGATACGTTGGCGCATTCGGCGCTGTTGGGTGTGGCCTTGGGCTTTTTATTAGACATCAATTTGAATCTTGCGATTATTGTTTTATGTGTTGGTCTAGCCTTGGTGTTAGTCACTTTGCAGAAGAAACACATTATCGCGACCGATACTTTACTGGGGATTTTGGCGCATTCGGCGCTGTCACTGGGCTTAGTGGCGGTGAGCTTCCTCGATAATATTCGCATTGATTTGATGGCGTATTTGTTTGGGGATTTGCTGGCGATCAGTCAAGCCGATGTGTATTGGATTTATGGTGGCGGCGTGACGGTGATTGCCTTATTGGTGGTATTTTGGAAGCCGCTGCTGGCCGTGACGGTGAACGAAGAACTGGCAAAAGTGGAAGGGTATCCTGTTGAGGCGATTCGTCTGTTATTGATGTTGCTGGTGGCTTTGGTGATTGCGGTGGCGATGAAAATTGTCGGTGTATTGCTAATCACGTCTTTGATGATTATTCCAGCCGCCACGGCTCGTAAATTATCGCAAACACCGGTACAAATGGCGTCAATTGCGAGTGTCATCGGCTGCTTGTCTGTGTGCGGTGGCCTATGGGCGTCCTATCGTTGGGACACACCAACGGGGCCAAGTGTCGTAGTGTGCGCGGCGATGTTGTTTTTGGTGGCTTACACTCTGCCGTTTAAACGCCTGCGTTAG
- a CDS encoding Fur family transcriptional regulator codes for MAKQDLHHNEHDVRHDHDHCIDTALATAETLCIQQGQRLTKVRRRALELIWESHRPLGAYQLLAKLAEEGFNSAPPTVYRALDFLLAAGLVHKVESMNAYLGCAHADKVHKGYFLICDECRNVMEFDYQDIHAALIEKAAQQGFELRAETIELTGLCAKCKAKAVGENA; via the coding sequence ATGGCTAAACAAGATTTACACCACAATGAACATGATGTACGCCACGATCATGATCATTGTATTGATACGGCGTTGGCCACCGCAGAAACGCTGTGTATTCAGCAAGGGCAGCGCCTAACAAAAGTACGCCGTCGAGCATTGGAGTTGATTTGGGAAAGTCATCGCCCTCTTGGCGCCTATCAGCTATTGGCAAAATTAGCCGAAGAAGGCTTTAACTCGGCGCCTCCTACTGTGTATCGTGCGTTGGATTTTTTGTTGGCGGCGGGCTTGGTTCACAAGGTGGAATCGATGAACGCGTACCTTGGCTGCGCTCACGCGGATAAGGTTCACAAAGGCTATTTCTTAATTTGCGATGAATGCCGCAATGTCATGGAATTTGATTACCAAGACATTCACGCGGCGCTGATCGAAAAGGCCGCTCAACAGGGCTTTGAACTGCGTGCAGAAACCATTGAGCTAACGGGGCTGTGCGCGAAATGTAAGGCCAAAGCGGTGGGAGAAAATGCATGA
- a CDS encoding homoserine kinase, whose protein sequence is MAVYTSLSDSDMRALVADYYLGELISFQGISGGVENTNYFLTTTTGKYVVTLFEEFELEEVPYFLDVVAHLKHKGFNVPAALIDIHGERLREVNGRPAIIVDCFPGGELKSTDVTSCRLMGEALAKLHMAGEDFPEHRDSHRGVAWWHKTSQAIKAELEPAQAELLLSQIAEFDAFIAEHDDLPKTTIHGDLFYNNTLFEGNKLSAIIDFYNACHSWAMYDLAIVVNDWCSDMATGELDHAKYRALLKAYLHERDATPEEALAWPYMLRIAALRFWLSRLEAWHGAKHDPVRLAQQHDPLEFQRILEARVRFTPSLGPSL, encoded by the coding sequence TTGGCAGTTTACACATCCCTTTCAGACTCTGACATGCGGGCCTTAGTGGCCGATTATTATTTAGGTGAACTGATCTCGTTCCAAGGTATTTCTGGTGGCGTTGAAAACACCAATTACTTTCTAACCACGACGACAGGCAAGTATGTGGTGACTTTGTTCGAAGAGTTTGAGCTGGAAGAAGTGCCTTATTTTTTGGATGTGGTCGCGCATTTAAAACACAAGGGCTTCAATGTACCTGCGGCCTTGATCGATATTCATGGCGAGCGTTTGCGCGAAGTAAATGGCCGCCCCGCGATCATTGTCGACTGTTTCCCCGGCGGCGAGCTAAAAAGTACCGACGTGACCTCTTGCCGATTAATGGGCGAGGCGCTGGCGAAGTTGCACATGGCCGGTGAAGATTTCCCCGAGCATCGCGACAGTCACCGTGGTGTGGCGTGGTGGCACAAAACCAGCCAAGCGATCAAAGCCGAACTGGAGCCGGCGCAAGCTGAATTGTTGCTGTCGCAAATTGCTGAATTTGATGCCTTTATTGCTGAACACGACGACTTGCCCAAAACCACCATTCATGGGGATTTGTTCTACAACAACACCCTGTTTGAAGGCAACAAACTGTCGGCGATCATTGACTTTTATAACGCTTGTCATTCGTGGGCCATGTACGATTTGGCCATTGTAGTGAACGACTGGTGTTCAGACATGGCCACCGGTGAGTTAGATCACGCCAAATACCGAGCCTTATTAAAAGCGTATTTGCATGAGCGCGACGCGACGCCAGAAGAAGCGTTAGCGTGGCCTTATATGTTGCGCATTGCGGCGTTGCGGTTTTGGTTATCGCGTTTAGAAGCCTGGCATGGTGCCAAGCACGATCCTGTTCGTTTGGCACAACAGCATGACCCGCTGGAGTTTCAGCGTATTTTAGAAGCAAGAGTACGCTTCACACCGAGTTTGGGGCCATCACTATAG
- the polA gene encoding DNA polymerase I, translated as MILVDGSSYLYRAFHAIPPMHTSDGHPTNATRGVISMIRSLIKTYPDSPMVIIFDAKGKTFRDEIYSEYKAHRPPMPDDLRPQIEPIHRMVEAMGLPLVIIDGVEADDVIGTIAKQVGEAGREVVVSTGDKDMAQLVTDKVTLVNTMNNTVMDIQGVKDKFGIPPELIIDYLALMGDKVDNIPGVPGVGEKTALALLQGLGSIKDIYTRLDDIAALGFRGSKTLKQKMEDNKDMAELSYTLATIKCDVELPFNSLELKNGEANKEVLKEWFAKMEFKTWLSDLDKAPSVEDASDTVANNDGQAAAPVASNIEANYETVLDKASFNTWLTTIQTAELTAFDTETTSLNYMAAELVGVSFSVEAGTAAYVPFAHDYEGAPEQLDRAWVLEQLKPWLEDDSKAKVGQHLKYDANVLNNYDITLRGIAYDTMLESYVYNSVSSRHDMDTLAKKFLDHTCVSFEELAGKGKKQKTFNEIDLEQAAFYAAEDADITLRLHQAIWPQVEQTPELVSIFKDIECPLIPVLAKMEQTGALIDPELLHIQSSEIAGKLQELEIKAHEEAGESFNLSSPKQLQVILFEKQGLPIIKKTPKGQPSTAEPILQELALEHELPRLIMEHRTLSKLKSTYTDKLPEMIQKTGRIHTSYHQAITATGRLSSTDPNLQNIPIRSAEGRRIRQAFIAPTGYKLLAADYSQVELRIMAHLSQDKGLLDAFTKDADVHKATAAEVFDVSLDEVTSEQRRRAKAINFGLIYGMSAFGLAKQLGISRPEAAKYIQRYFERYPGVQQYMENTRESAKEKGYVETIYGRRLYLPDIKAKNAMMRQAAERTAINAPMQGSAADIIKRAMIKMHHWLADTDLDVKMILQVHDELIFEVAEKDLEAAQAKIVDIMQNSSQIDVPLLVEAGVGDNWDEAH; from the coding sequence ATGATCTTGGTAGACGGCTCGTCTTACCTTTACCGAGCTTTTCATGCGATTCCACCGATGCACACCAGCGATGGTCACCCAACCAACGCCACGCGCGGTGTGATCAGCATGATCCGCAGCCTAATCAAAACCTACCCAGATTCCCCCATGGTGATCATTTTCGACGCCAAGGGCAAAACCTTCCGCGATGAGATCTACAGCGAATACAAAGCGCACCGTCCGCCCATGCCCGACGACCTTCGTCCGCAAATTGAGCCAATCCATCGAATGGTCGAAGCCATGGGCTTGCCTCTGGTCATCATTGATGGCGTGGAAGCCGACGACGTGATCGGCACCATCGCCAAACAAGTGGGCGAAGCAGGCCGCGAGGTCGTCGTTTCCACCGGCGACAAAGACATGGCGCAACTGGTTACCGACAAAGTTACGCTGGTGAACACCATGAACAACACCGTCATGGACATTCAAGGCGTGAAAGACAAATTTGGCATTCCGCCCGAACTCATCATCGATTACCTTGCGCTCATGGGCGACAAAGTCGACAACATTCCGGGCGTACCAGGCGTAGGCGAAAAAACCGCGCTTGCCTTATTGCAAGGTTTGGGCAGCATCAAAGACATTTACACACGTCTCGATGACATCGCCGCCTTGGGCTTTCGTGGTTCGAAAACCCTGAAGCAAAAAATGGAAGACAACAAAGACATGGCCGAGCTGTCTTACACCTTGGCGACCATCAAATGCGACGTGGAATTGCCCTTTAACTCTCTTGAGCTAAAAAACGGCGAAGCCAACAAAGAAGTGCTGAAAGAATGGTTCGCCAAAATGGAATTCAAAACCTGGCTGAGCGATTTAGATAAAGCGCCCAGTGTTGAAGACGCCAGTGATACCGTCGCGAACAACGATGGCCAAGCGGCCGCGCCCGTTGCGTCCAACATCGAAGCGAACTACGAAACTGTACTCGACAAAGCCTCGTTCAATACGTGGCTAACCACTATCCAAACCGCTGAACTGACGGCCTTCGACACCGAAACCACCAGCCTAAACTACATGGCAGCGGAACTGGTTGGCGTGTCGTTCTCGGTAGAAGCTGGCACAGCCGCGTATGTGCCATTTGCCCATGACTACGAAGGCGCGCCAGAACAGCTCGATCGCGCTTGGGTGCTCGAACAGCTCAAACCTTGGTTGGAAGACGACAGCAAAGCCAAAGTTGGCCAACATCTAAAATACGACGCCAACGTGCTCAACAACTACGACATTACCTTGCGTGGCATCGCGTACGACACCATGCTGGAATCGTACGTGTACAATTCCGTCAGCTCGCGTCACGACATGGACACACTGGCGAAAAAATTCCTCGACCACACTTGTGTTAGCTTTGAAGAATTGGCAGGCAAAGGCAAAAAGCAAAAAACCTTCAATGAAATCGACCTTGAACAAGCCGCCTTTTACGCCGCCGAAGACGCCGACATCACCTTGCGCCTTCACCAAGCCATTTGGCCTCAAGTCGAACAAACACCGGAACTCGTCAGTATTTTCAAAGACATCGAATGCCCGTTGATTCCTGTCTTGGCGAAAATGGAACAAACCGGCGCCTTGATCGACCCAGAATTATTGCATATTCAAAGCAGCGAAATCGCTGGCAAGCTGCAAGAGCTGGAAATCAAAGCCCACGAAGAAGCCGGTGAAAGCTTCAATCTCAGCTCACCAAAACAACTGCAAGTCATCTTGTTCGAGAAACAAGGCTTGCCGATCATCAAGAAAACGCCAAAAGGCCAGCCGTCGACCGCGGAACCTATCTTGCAAGAACTGGCATTGGAGCACGAACTGCCACGCTTGATCATGGAACATCGTACTTTGTCTAAGTTGAAATCGACTTACACCGACAAACTGCCAGAAATGATCCAGAAAACCGGCCGTATTCATACGTCTTACCATCAAGCCATCACTGCCACGGGCCGTTTATCATCGACCGATCCGAACTTGCAAAACATCCCGATTCGTAGCGCCGAAGGCCGTCGCATTCGCCAAGCCTTTATCGCGCCAACCGGTTACAAACTGCTCGCGGCCGATTACTCACAAGTGGAACTGCGCATCATGGCGCATTTGTCACAAGACAAAGGCCTGCTTGATGCTTTTACCAAAGACGCTGATGTGCACAAAGCCACCGCCGCAGAAGTGTTTGACGTCAGCCTAGACGAGGTCACCAGCGAACAACGCCGCCGCGCCAAAGCCATCAACTTCGGCCTGATCTACGGCATGTCGGCGTTTGGCCTAGCGAAGCAACTTGGCATTAGCCGCCCAGAAGCCGCGAAATACATACAGCGCTACTTCGAACGGTACCCCGGCGTGCAGCAATACATGGAAAACACCCGCGAAAGCGCGAAAGAAAAAGGCTACGTCGAAACCATCTACGGCCGCCGCTTGTACCTGCCCGACATCAAAGCGAAAAACGCCATGATGCGCCAAGCCGCCGAACGCACCGCGATCAACGCCCCAATGCAAGGCTCCGCCGCCGACATCATCAAACGTGCCATGATCAAGATGCACCACTGGCTCGCCGACACCGACCTAGACGTAAAAATGATCCTGCAAGTACACGATGAACTCATCTTCGAAGTGGCTGAGAAAGATTTAGAGGCTGCGCAGGCAAAGATTGTCGATATCATGCAGAATAGTAGTCAGATTGATGTGCCACTGCTTGTTGAGGCTGGGGTTGGAGACAACTGGGACGAGGCACATTAA
- a CDS encoding DUF1007 family protein translates to MKRFLLCLCITALFAESVMAHPHVWVDSQYRVTVNQANVAHLEATWELDLFTSTSLVAEYDLNGDGEFTGQEKLDMIEVLQSFDQYGYFIKLKLDGADLVPKGVHVDDVRIRDQMLWVRLGIELPAAVNLETSTLSMAFGDDELYFAMEPLEEGLVWLTGALSETCTPMEREATETSVAVWVDLTCRS, encoded by the coding sequence GTGAAGCGTTTTTTGTTGTGTTTGTGCATAACGGCTTTATTTGCTGAATCGGTCATGGCACACCCTCATGTGTGGGTGGATTCGCAATATCGCGTGACCGTCAATCAAGCCAATGTGGCGCATTTGGAAGCGACTTGGGAGTTGGACCTTTTCACTTCGACCAGTTTGGTTGCGGAATACGACCTCAACGGCGACGGGGAATTCACCGGGCAAGAAAAACTCGACATGATCGAGGTGCTGCAAAGTTTCGACCAATACGGTTACTTCATCAAGCTCAAGTTAGATGGCGCTGATTTAGTGCCAAAAGGTGTGCATGTTGACGATGTGCGCATCCGTGATCAAATGCTCTGGGTGCGTTTAGGCATTGAATTGCCCGCCGCCGTAAATTTAGAAACCTCCACGTTAAGTATGGCGTTTGGTGACGATGAATTGTATTTTGCCATGGAGCCGTTAGAAGAAGGTTTGGTGTGGTTGACAGGCGCGTTATCGGAAACCTGTACGCCGATGGAGCGTGAAGCTACTGAAACCTCCGTGGCAGTTTGGGTCGATCTGACCTGCCGGTCTTAA
- a CDS encoding LysE family translocator: protein MLEHFQWLPFLAAITVLTMSPGVDTIIVMRNAASGGWRLGFLTSLGICMGLFAHATVSALGLSVILLGSAGLFTAFKLVGAAYLVYLGVQAIRSAMKPIGMTFQDASSTKILTAWGGFRQGILSNVLNPKPIIFYMAFLPQFIDPSHSALAQSLFMASLHFIIAMVWQTFLALMVHKARVWLARPKVAQALDGLTGVLLVGFGVKLALSQR from the coding sequence ATGTTAGAGCATTTCCAATGGTTACCTTTTTTGGCGGCGATTACCGTGCTGACCATGAGTCCGGGTGTGGACACAATCATTGTGATGCGCAACGCCGCGTCGGGCGGGTGGCGGTTGGGCTTTTTGACCAGTTTGGGCATTTGCATGGGGCTGTTTGCTCACGCGACAGTATCGGCACTGGGGTTGTCGGTGATCTTGCTGGGTTCAGCAGGCTTGTTTACGGCGTTCAAATTAGTGGGGGCGGCGTATTTGGTGTATTTGGGTGTGCAAGCCATTCGCAGTGCGATGAAGCCCATTGGTATGACGTTTCAAGATGCGAGCTCAACGAAAATCTTAACCGCGTGGGGCGGCTTTCGTCAGGGCATTTTGTCGAATGTATTGAACCCAAAACCGATTATTTTTTATATGGCATTTTTGCCGCAATTTATTGATCCAAGCCATTCGGCTTTGGCGCAATCTCTTTTTATGGCCTCCCTTCACTTTATCATAGCGATGGTGTGGCAAACGTTTCTGGCGCTGATGGTTCATAAAGCGCGAGTCTGGCTGGCGCGACCAAAAGTGGCGCAAGCGTTGGATGGCTTAACTGGCGTATTGCTGGTGGGCTTTGGTGTAAAACTCGCATTGAGTCAGCGCTGA
- a CDS encoding RNA polymerase factor sigma-70, whose protein sequence is MTNMNLAVEMEPSAASHVFHDTAFIDELRLQMLKFATLQVRDSQLAEDAVQEAMLSAYQNIDRFARQAAFKTWVFSILKNKIIDLLRKEKRHTAASQLEEGPNLSGDALIEHLFEENGHWQKDERPKKWDQPDHGVENAHFWKVFDACLNALPAKYGRLFMMREFLEMDTSEICHNEDVSVSSLNVTLYRARLRLRECLEDHWFQKENAT, encoded by the coding sequence ATGACGAACATGAACCTCGCTGTTGAGATGGAACCTTCAGCAGCAAGCCACGTCTTTCATGACACGGCTTTTATCGATGAGTTGCGCCTGCAAATGTTGAAATTTGCCACCCTGCAGGTGCGAGACAGCCAGTTAGCGGAAGACGCCGTACAAGAAGCCATGCTATCGGCGTATCAAAACATTGATCGTTTTGCTCGCCAAGCCGCGTTTAAGACTTGGGTGTTTTCCATATTAAAAAATAAGATTATCGATTTGTTACGCAAAGAAAAGCGTCACACGGCAGCCAGCCAACTAGAAGAGGGCCCGAATCTAAGCGGCGACGCGCTCATTGAACATTTGTTCGAGGAAAACGGCCATTGGCAAAAAGACGAGCGCCCAAAAAAATGGGATCAACCGGATCACGGTGTAGAAAACGCGCATTTTTGGAAAGTTTTTGATGCTTGCTTGAATGCGCTGCCTGCCAAGTACGGTCGATTATTTATGATGCGCGAGTTTCTTGAAATGGACACCAGCGAAATTTGCCATAATGAAGACGTATCCGTCAGTAGTCTGAATGTCACCTTGTACCGCGCGCGTTTGCGTTTACGAGAGTGCCTAGAAGACCACTGGTTTCAAAAGGAGAACGCCACATGA
- a CDS encoding zf-HC2 domain-containing protein — MMKCKQATQMLSEKLDRPLSAKEKIALAMHTAICTPCRQFGKQMEDIRAMSKSYAKTKESNKD, encoded by the coding sequence ATGATGAAGTGCAAACAAGCGACTCAGATGCTATCGGAAAAACTGGATCGCCCATTAAGCGCAAAAGAGAAAATTGCCCTGGCAATGCACACGGCGATTTGCACACCGTGTCGCCAATTTGGCAAGCAAATGGAAGACATTCGCGCTATGTCAAAGTCATACGCAAAGACAAAAGAGTCCAACAAGGACTAA
- a CDS encoding gamma carbonic anhydrase family protein, which produces MVMKSFRGKTPQLGDRVWVDDSAVIIGDVTIGEDSSVWPLVAIRGDMHRIRIGARTSIQDNSCLHITHASTYKPEGHPLEIGDDVTVGHMAMLHGCTIGSRVLVGMGTTILDGAVIEDEVIIGAGSLVPPGKRLETGFMYMGSPVKQIRPLNDKETEYFQYAGLNYVKLKDEYLAEAHAQDTQK; this is translated from the coding sequence ATGGTGATGAAATCTTTTCGTGGCAAAACACCACAACTAGGCGACCGTGTTTGGGTCGATGACAGCGCAGTGATTATTGGCGATGTGACCATTGGTGAAGACAGTTCCGTCTGGCCTTTGGTGGCCATTCGTGGCGACATGCATCGTATTCGTATTGGTGCTCGCACCAGCATTCAAGACAATTCCTGCTTGCACATTACCCATGCCAGCACTTACAAACCCGAAGGTCACCCTTTGGAAATTGGCGACGACGTAACTGTCGGTCATATGGCGATGTTGCATGGTTGCACCATTGGCAGCCGAGTTTTAGTTGGCATGGGCACAACAATTTTGGACGGCGCGGTGATTGAAGATGAAGTCATCATAGGCGCAGGTTCTTTGGTACCACCTGGTAAACGTTTAGAAACAGGCTTTATGTACATGGGCTCTCCGGTAAAACAAATCCGCCCATTGAACGACAAAGAAACCGAATACTTCCAATACGCAGGACTGAACTACGTCAAACTCAAAGACGAATACCTTGCGGAAGCACACGCTCAAGACACCCAAAAATAA